The bacterium genome includes a region encoding these proteins:
- a CDS encoding SelB C-terminal domain-containing protein: MGIPASTILPPLQQRIGTTLTDQLVSDLLCEQVIESDRGYFRTMDFVPVLSQTDSEKVDRLKQRLTSDGLSPTAPVTLSEELSIPEKELHRLIELLRERGEVTVLEGRLWFLTGQIQVAFEQVLQKLKEQETMSAAEIAVVLNTSRKSAIAIVEEMDRRNLTERIGDVRRLKIK; encoded by the coding sequence GTGGGAATACCTGCTTCGACTATTTTACCGCCACTACAACAACGCATCGGCACAACCCTTACCGACCAACTCGTGAGCGATCTCCTCTGTGAGCAAGTTATCGAAAGCGACCGGGGATACTTCCGAACTATGGATTTTGTACCAGTGTTGTCGCAAACCGATTCCGAGAAAGTAGATCGCCTTAAGCAACGGCTCACATCGGATGGACTGTCGCCCACAGCTCCAGTTACACTCTCGGAAGAATTGAGTATCCCTGAAAAAGAGTTACATCGTTTGATCGAGTTACTGCGTGAGCGGGGAGAGGTGACAGTCTTGGAAGGCAGGCTCTGGTTCCTTACCGGGCAAATTCAAGTTGCTTTCGAGCAAGTTCTCCAGAAACTTAAAGAACAGGAAACGATGAGCGCGGCAGAAATTGCTGTAGTACTGAATACATCTCGAAAATCAGCGATTGCGATTGTCGAAGAGATGGATCGTCGAAATCTCACTGAGCGAATAGGCGATGTCAGACGTTTAAAGATAAAATGA